From a region of the Pontixanthobacter gangjinensis genome:
- a CDS encoding caspase family protein, translating to MIMLLGLVGLGLGLSQPAEARKVALIIGNSDYEFASPLTNPKNDVALIAASAAEANFDDVVVVENLGITEFETALRDFRKIADGAEVAMVYFAGHGIEGKGQNWLIPVDAKLNSDRDLPFEAIELSLITDTMAGAQVRMIVLDACRNSPFGQKWQSGTRAVNRGLASVEADDVIVIYAAAPGQTASDGHGVNSPFAQSLAKRLPEQDLPLQLLGGSVRDDVLVATDGDQRPFVSASVTGTPIYLVPRSAGGGQGAPIQYVVENVVITCVKQTETFGEDEIYLIINNGQRLPEENGSKYDIGKGEQWSLAQSFSSTAPISITIMEDDPIGDHDRIGIVETGTAVGSYTKTFTYDRGEYTVSYDVRLAS from the coding sequence ATGATAATGCTTCTTGGCCTGGTTGGGCTTGGGCTTGGCCTTTCGCAGCCGGCGGAGGCGCGCAAAGTAGCACTCATCATTGGCAATTCGGATTATGAATTTGCCAGTCCACTGACCAACCCCAAGAATGACGTTGCCTTGATTGCGGCCTCTGCCGCAGAGGCCAATTTCGATGATGTGGTTGTGGTCGAGAATCTTGGCATCACTGAATTCGAAACTGCCCTGCGGGATTTCCGCAAGATAGCTGACGGCGCCGAGGTTGCGATGGTTTATTTCGCGGGCCACGGGATTGAAGGCAAAGGTCAAAACTGGCTAATTCCTGTCGATGCAAAGCTGAATTCCGACCGGGATTTACCATTTGAAGCGATTGAACTCAGCCTGATTACAGACACAATGGCGGGCGCGCAGGTGAGGATGATCGTGCTGGATGCTTGCCGCAACAGTCCATTTGGCCAGAAATGGCAAAGTGGAACACGCGCGGTAAATCGAGGACTCGCCAGCGTAGAGGCGGATGATGTCATTGTGATTTACGCAGCAGCGCCGGGCCAAACCGCGAGCGACGGTCACGGGGTCAATTCACCATTTGCACAATCGCTCGCTAAACGCTTGCCGGAACAAGACCTGCCGCTGCAACTGCTTGGCGGCAGTGTGCGGGATGATGTTCTTGTCGCAACCGATGGCGACCAGCGTCCGTTTGTCAGCGCCAGCGTAACTGGAACGCCAATTTATCTCGTCCCGCGTAGCGCTGGAGGTGGGCAAGGCGCACCAATCCAATATGTGGTCGAAAATGTCGTCATCACTTGCGTCAAACAGACCGAGACGTTTGGAGAGGATGAAATTTACCTAATCATCAACAATGGCCAACGGCTGCCAGAAGAAAACGGTAGCAAATATGACATCGGCAAAGGCGAACAATGGTCGCTCGCGCAGAGCTTCTCCTCAACCGCGCCGATTAGCATCACGATTATGGAGGATGATCCCATTGGGGACCATGACCGGATCGGTATCGTCGAAACCGGCACAGCGGTCGGAAGCTACACCAAAACGTTCACCTATGACCGCGGGGAATATACTGTCAGCTATGATGTGCGTCTGGCTAGCTAA
- a CDS encoding DUF937 domain-containing protein produces the protein MSLAQMLQQSGVIESMAGELGIDPQTAKIGAGALLPAIVAGMGRSAAGSGGDALGGLGGLAGAILGGGGGNMLDSVLGQSPTPTSQGNDILGNIFGSKDVSRGVASEVAALTGIDEAVIKKMLPILAMAAAGYMAKKATSGSAASGAGGGALGGILGSIVTGMMSR, from the coding sequence ATGAGTCTTGCACAAATGCTGCAACAAAGCGGCGTAATCGAAAGCATGGCAGGTGAGCTGGGTATCGACCCGCAAACCGCCAAAATCGGCGCCGGCGCATTGTTGCCAGCGATTGTCGCTGGAATGGGGCGTAGTGCTGCTGGGTCTGGTGGTGATGCACTTGGCGGTCTTGGCGGTTTGGCGGGTGCCATTCTCGGCGGCGGCGGCGGTAACATGCTCGACTCCGTACTTGGTCAAAGTCCGACGCCGACTTCACAGGGTAACGACATTCTTGGAAATATCTTTGGCAGTAAAGATGTAAGCCGCGGTGTGGCTAGCGAAGTTGCTGCGCTGACAGGTATCGACGAAGCTGTAATCAAGAAAATGCTACCGATCCTTGCGATGGCAGCGGCTGGATATATGGCAAAGAAAGCGACCAGCGGATCGGCTGCTTCAGGAGCAGGAGGCGGTGCACTGGGCGGCATCCTTGGGTCTATTGTGACCGGTATGATGTCTCGCTGA
- a CDS encoding phosphoenolpyruvate carboxykinase, whose product MTTPLSHPLSAQGIQTDAVIHPNLGTAQLVEQALENKEGRLAKDGPLVVETGQHTGRSAKDKFIVRDETTEDTVWWGKVNASMTPEHFTNLKEDFLTAVGQKDTLYVADLFGGSQPEHRVNVRVINELAWHNLFIRTLLVRPTATELADFTPEYTIIDLPSFRADPERHGCRSETVVAVNLTEKLILIGGTKYAGEMKKSVFGILNYLLPVDGVMPMHCSANIGPDGKTAVFFGLSGTGKTTLSADASRTLIGDDEHGWSDTAVFNFEGGCYAKMIKLSQEAEPEIFATTKMFGTVLENVVMDAETRELDFDDNSLAENTRGAYPIESIPNTSADNLGPVPSNVIMLTADAFGVLPPISRLTPDQAMYHFLSGYTAKVAGTEIGVTEPEATFSTCFGAPFMPRHPSVYGNLLKERIAKGGVTCWLVNTGWTGGKYGTGSRMPIKATRALLNAALDGSLNGAEFRKDPNFGFEVPVAVSGVDTAILDPRSTWADKDEYDRTAQKLVKLFVDNFAEFEAHVDEGVRQAAPTAA is encoded by the coding sequence TTGACCACCCCGCTTTCCCACCCCCTGTCGGCACAGGGCATTCAAACCGACGCTGTAATTCACCCAAACCTTGGCACCGCGCAACTTGTCGAACAGGCACTTGAGAACAAGGAAGGCCGGCTTGCAAAGGATGGGCCGCTTGTGGTCGAAACCGGTCAGCACACGGGCCGTTCTGCCAAAGACAAATTTATTGTTCGTGATGAAACGACCGAAGACACGGTCTGGTGGGGCAAGGTAAACGCCTCGATGACACCGGAGCACTTCACTAATTTGAAGGAAGATTTCCTAACTGCTGTCGGGCAGAAAGATACGTTATACGTTGCTGATCTGTTCGGCGGTTCGCAGCCAGAGCACCGCGTTAATGTCCGCGTTATCAACGAATTGGCGTGGCATAATCTGTTTATCCGGACTCTGCTTGTTCGGCCCACGGCTACCGAATTGGCTGACTTCACGCCCGAATATACGATCATTGACCTGCCTAGCTTCCGCGCCGATCCCGAACGGCACGGTTGCCGCAGTGAAACGGTCGTGGCGGTTAATTTGACTGAAAAACTGATCCTGATCGGCGGCACCAAATATGCCGGTGAAATGAAGAAAAGTGTCTTCGGGATCCTGAATTACCTGCTTCCCGTTGATGGCGTCATGCCGATGCATTGCAGCGCGAATATTGGCCCGGACGGCAAAACTGCTGTGTTCTTTGGTCTTTCGGGCACTGGCAAGACCACACTGTCAGCAGATGCAAGCCGCACACTGATCGGCGATGACGAGCATGGCTGGTCGGATACTGCTGTGTTCAATTTCGAAGGCGGTTGTTACGCCAAGATGATCAAGCTGTCGCAAGAAGCAGAGCCGGAGATTTTCGCTACCACCAAGATGTTTGGCACGGTGCTCGAAAACGTGGTGATGGATGCCGAAACTCGCGAACTCGACTTCGACGATAACTCGCTCGCTGAAAATACGCGCGGTGCTTATCCGATCGAATCAATTCCCAACACATCAGCCGATAATCTTGGGCCTGTGCCAAGCAATGTCATCATGCTGACAGCCGATGCCTTCGGTGTGTTGCCCCCGATCTCACGGCTAACGCCCGATCAGGCGATGTATCACTTCCTTTCCGGCTACACGGCAAAGGTTGCGGGTACCGAAATCGGTGTGACCGAACCCGAGGCAACATTCAGTACCTGCTTTGGCGCACCATTCATGCCGCGCCATCCAAGCGTCTATGGCAATTTGTTGAAAGAGCGGATCGCCAAGGGCGGGGTCACCTGCTGGCTGGTAAACACCGGGTGGACCGGCGGCAAATATGGCACCGGCAGCAGGATGCCGATCAAGGCCACGCGCGCCTTGCTCAATGCAGCTCTGGATGGATCGTTGAATGGCGCAGAATTCCGCAAGGACCCGAATTTCGGCTTTGAAGTACCGGTTGCGGTAAGCGGCGTGGATACAGCCATCCTTGATCCTCGTTCAACTTGGGCGGACAAAGATGAGTATGATCGTACAGCACAAAAGCTGGTGAAATTGTTCGTCGATAATTTTGCTGAGTTCGAAGCGCATGTTGACGAAGGTGTGCGTCAGGCTGCCCCGACTGCTGCTTAA
- a CDS encoding response regulator transcription factor encodes MPDSQVQDQTHASRAEPAGQQVIALVDDDRNILTTVSIALQSEGYATRLYSDGEAALSALLENPPDLAVFDIKMPRMDGMELLRRLRQHSALPVIFLTSKDDEQDEEAGLAEGADDYIAKPFSLRLLSARIKAILRRSDARAGIVPLVPIPESELPSDEIARGRLVMDPARHHVSWGGKPVSLTVTEFLILEALATRPGVIKSRNQLMDAAYPDDIFVDDRTVDSHIKRMRRKFRVVDREFNAIETLYGAGYSFTDG; translated from the coding sequence ATGCCGGATTCGCAAGTACAAGATCAGACACATGCAAGCAGAGCAGAGCCTGCGGGGCAGCAAGTCATTGCGCTGGTTGATGACGACCGTAATATTTTGACCACTGTGTCGATTGCCTTGCAATCAGAAGGATATGCCACACGCCTTTATTCAGATGGCGAAGCCGCCCTAAGCGCGCTGCTCGAGAACCCCCCAGATCTGGCCGTGTTCGATATCAAAATGCCGCGGATGGACGGGATGGAATTGCTCCGCCGCCTTCGCCAGCACTCCGCGCTGCCAGTAATTTTTCTGACAAGTAAGGATGACGAGCAAGATGAAGAGGCAGGGCTGGCAGAGGGAGCCGATGATTATATCGCCAAACCTTTCAGCCTGCGGCTGCTATCTGCCCGAATCAAAGCCATTTTGCGCCGAAGCGATGCGCGTGCGGGAATCGTGCCCTTGGTGCCAATTCCCGAATCCGAATTACCATCGGATGAAATTGCGCGAGGGCGGCTGGTAATGGACCCGGCGCGGCATCATGTCAGTTGGGGAGGCAAGCCTGTGTCTCTAACAGTGACGGAATTCCTGATACTCGAGGCTTTGGCGACCCGCCCCGGAGTAATCAAATCGCGCAACCAACTGATGGATGCCGCCTATCCCGACGATATTTTCGTTGATGACCGCACAGTGGACAGCCACATCAAACGTATGCGCCGCAAATTCCGAGTAGTAGATCGGGAATTCAACGCAATCGAGACGCTTTATGGCGCAGGATACAGCTTTACCGATGGCTGA